From Etheostoma spectabile isolate EspeVRDwgs_2016 chromosome 8, UIUC_Espe_1.0, whole genome shotgun sequence, a single genomic window includes:
- the slc25a18 gene encoding mitochondrial glutamate carrier 1, producing MAEKKVSSLPAKLINGGVAGLVGVTCVFPIDLAKTRLQNQQGIQVYKGMLDCLAKTIRSEGYFGCYRGAAVNLTLVTPEKAIKLAANDVFRQKLSKDGHLPLWGEVLAGCGAGTCQVVVTTPMEMLKIQLQDAGRLAAQRSVPTPAQAAATGPAPTLVAPPSARPNPPPRTSATSITVDLLKTRGLAGLYRGAGATLMRDVPFSMIYFPLFANLNALGREKVGDVQDRAPFWQSFLAGCGAGSVAAVAVTPLDVIKTRLQTLQKGEGEDTYRGIVDCTRRIMTREGPSAFLKGATCRALVIAPLFGIAQGVYFLGVGETVLGLLG from the exons ATGGCGGAGAAGAAAGTTAG CTCTCTCCCTGCTAAGCTGATTAACGGGGGCGTAGCAGGCCTGGTTGGTGTGACATGTGTATTTCCTATTGACCTGGCTAAGACCCGCCTACAGAACCAGCAGGGCATCCAAGTCTACAAAGGAAT gcTGGACTGTCTGGCAAAGACAATACGCTCGGAGGGCTATTTTGGATGCTACAGAG GTGCTGCAGTGAACCTCACTCTTGTTACACCAGAAAAAGCCATCAAGCTAGCTGCCAATGACGTCTTCAGACAGAAGCTCTCTAAGGATGG GCATTTGCCCCTGTGGGGCGAGGTGCTGGCAGGGTGTGGGGCTGGGACCTGTCAGGTGGTAGTCACCACTCCCATGGAGATGCTTAAGATCCAGCTGCAGGATGCAGGAAGGCTCG CCGCCCAGAGGTCTGTTCCAACTCCAGCTCAGGCTGCTGCCACCGGTCCAGCTCCAACATTGGTGGCCCCCCCATCGGCGCGACCGAACCCTCCACCTCGGACCTCGGCCACCAGCATCACTGTAGATCTGCTGAAGACTCGAGGGCTGGCAGGCCTCTACAGGGGGGCAGGAGCCACCTTAATGAG GGATGTCCCCTTCTCAATGATCTATTTCCCGCTGTTTGCCAACCTAAACGCGCTGGGCCGGGAAAAAGTGGGTGATGTGCAGGACCGGGCGCCATTCTGGCAGTCCTTTCTGGCAGGCTGCGGCGCAGGCTCAGTTGCAGCCGTGGCTGTAACACCCCTGGACG TCATAAAGACTCGTCTACAGACCTTGCAAAAAGGTGAAGGGGAGGACACATACAGAGGAATTGTTGACTGCACACG GCGTATCATGACGCGGGAGGGCCCATCAGCATTCCTGAAGGGTGCAACATGTCGTGCTCTGGTTATTGCTCCTCTTTTTGGCATTGCACAGGGTGTCTACTTCCTCGGGGTAGGGGAAACGGTGCTAGGTTTGCTGGGATAG